From a region of the Sinorhizobium sp. B11 genome:
- a CDS encoding alpha/beta hydrolase, whose translation MPEVIFNGPAGRLEGRYQPSKEKSAPIAVILHPHPQFGGTMNNQIVYQLFYMFQKRGFTTLRFNFRGIGRSQGEFDHGAGELSDAASALDWVQSLHPDSKTCWVAGYSFGSWIGMQLLMRRPEIEGFMSIAPQPNTYDFSFLAPCPSSGLIINGEADKVAPEKDVNGLVEKLKTQKGILITHRTVPGANHFFNGQVDTLMAECEDYLDRRLNGELVPEPAAKRIR comes from the coding sequence ATGCCCGAAGTTATTTTCAACGGCCCAGCCGGCCGTCTTGAAGGCCGCTACCAGCCCTCCAAGGAAAAAAGCGCACCGATCGCCGTCATTCTGCACCCGCACCCGCAGTTTGGTGGCACGATGAACAACCAGATCGTCTACCAGCTCTTCTACATGTTCCAGAAGCGCGGCTTTACGACACTGCGCTTCAATTTCCGGGGAATCGGCCGCAGCCAGGGCGAATTCGACCACGGTGCGGGCGAGCTCTCGGATGCCGCCTCCGCCCTCGACTGGGTGCAGAGCCTGCATCCCGATTCGAAGACCTGTTGGGTCGCCGGTTATTCCTTCGGCTCCTGGATCGGCATGCAGCTTCTGATGCGCCGTCCGGAAATCGAAGGTTTCATGTCGATCGCGCCGCAGCCGAACACTTACGACTTCTCGTTCCTGGCACCCTGCCCCTCCTCCGGCCTGATCATCAATGGCGAGGCGGACAAGGTGGCACCTGAAAAGGACGTCAATGGTCTCGTCGAGAAGCTGAAGACCCAGAAGGGTATTTTGATCACTCACCGCACGGTGCCGGGCGCCAACCACTTCTTCAACGGCCAGGTCGATACGCTGATGGCCGAATGCGAGGATTACCTCGACCGCCGCCTGAATGGCGAACTCGTGCCGGAACCGGCCGCCAAGCGCATCAGGTAA
- the sufB gene encoding Fe-S cluster assembly protein SufB — protein MPAVQETVDRVRQIDVDQYKYGFETVIEMDKAPKGLSEDIIRLISSKKQEPEWMLEWRLEAYKRWLTMEEPTWARVDYPKIDFNAIHYYAAPKSTPGPKSLDEVDPEILKVYEKLGIPLKEQEILAGVERPKIAVDAVFDSVSVVTTFKEELKKAGVIFMSISEAIREHPDLVQKYLGSVVPTTDNYYATLNSAVFTDGSFVFVPKGVRCPMELSTYFRINEKNTGQFERTLIIAEEGAYVSYLEGCTAPQRDENQLHAAVVELVALDDAEIKYSTVQNWYPGDKDGKGGIYNFVTKRGDCRGDRSKISWTQVETGSAITWKYPSCILRGDDSRGEFYSIAVSNGHQQIDSGTKMIHLGKNTSSRIVSKGIAAGVSQNTYRGQVSAHRKASNARNFTQCDSLLIGDKCGAHTVPYIEAKNSTAQFEHEATTSKISEDQLFYCLQRGIPTEAAIALIVNGFVKEVLQELPMEFAVEAQKLISISLEGSVG, from the coding sequence ATGCCTGCTGTCCAGGAAACAGTCGATCGCGTCCGCCAGATCGACGTGGACCAGTACAAATACGGCTTCGAAACCGTCATCGAAATGGACAAGGCACCCAAGGGCCTTTCCGAAGACATCATCCGGTTGATCTCCTCCAAGAAGCAGGAGCCGGAATGGATGCTCGAATGGCGTCTCGAAGCCTACAAGCGCTGGCTGACGATGGAAGAGCCCACCTGGGCGCGCGTCGACTATCCGAAGATCGATTTCAACGCGATCCACTACTACGCGGCGCCGAAGAGCACGCCAGGCCCGAAGTCGCTGGACGAAGTCGATCCTGAAATTCTCAAGGTCTATGAGAAGCTCGGCATTCCGCTGAAGGAACAGGAGATCCTCGCCGGCGTCGAGAGGCCGAAGATCGCCGTCGATGCTGTGTTCGATTCCGTCTCGGTCGTGACGACCTTCAAGGAAGAGCTGAAGAAGGCCGGCGTGATCTTCATGTCGATCTCTGAAGCCATCCGCGAGCATCCGGATCTCGTGCAGAAATATCTCGGCTCCGTCGTTCCGACGACCGACAACTATTATGCGACGCTGAACTCGGCTGTCTTCACCGACGGCTCCTTCGTCTTCGTGCCGAAAGGCGTGCGATGCCCGATGGAGCTTTCCACCTATTTCCGCATCAACGAGAAGAATACCGGCCAGTTCGAGCGCACGCTGATCATCGCCGAGGAAGGCGCCTACGTCTCCTACCTCGAAGGCTGCACAGCACCGCAGCGCGATGAAAACCAGCTGCATGCCGCCGTGGTCGAGCTTGTTGCGCTTGATGATGCCGAGATCAAGTATTCGACCGTCCAGAACTGGTATCCGGGCGACAAGGACGGCAAGGGCGGCATCTACAACTTCGTCACCAAGCGCGGCGATTGCCGTGGCGACCGTTCGAAAATCTCCTGGACGCAGGTCGAGACCGGTTCGGCCATCACCTGGAAATATCCGTCCTGCATCCTGCGCGGCGATGACTCCAGAGGCGAGTTCTATTCGATCGCCGTTTCCAACGGCCATCAGCAGATCGACAGCGGCACCAAGATGATCCATCTCGGCAAGAACACGTCGAGCCGCATCGTCTCCAAGGGCATTGCTGCCGGCGTTTCGCAGAACACCTATCGCGGCCAGGTTTCGGCTCACCGCAAGGCATCGAACGCCCGCAACTTCACGCAGTGCGACTCGCTCTTGATCGGCGACAAGTGCGGTGCTCATACGGTGCCCTATATCGAGGCCAAGAACTCGACGGCACAGTTCGAGCATGAGGCAACCACCTCGAAGATCTCCGAAGACCAGCTGTTCTACTGCCTGCAGCGTGGCATTCCGACCGAAGCGGCGATCGCGCTGATCGTCAACGGCTTCGTCAAGGAAGTCCTGCAGGAACTGCCGATGGAATTCGCCGTCGAGGCACAGAAGCTGATCAGCATCTCGCTGGAAGGCTCGGTCGGCTGA
- the sufC gene encoding Fe-S cluster assembly ATPase SufC: protein MLEIKNLHARIAEDGTEIIRGLNLTVKAGEVAAIMGPNGSGKSTLSYVLSGREDYEVTEGDILYNGESILELDPAERAAKGIFLAFQYPVEIPGVATMQFLKVAMNEQRKARGEDELTTPDFMRRVKDAAAKLQINTDMLKRPLNVGFSGGEKKRAEILQMALLEPQLCVLDETDSGLDIDALKIVADGVNALRSPDRAVIVITHYQRLLDYIVPDTVHVLYKGQVIKSGDKTLAHELEANGYADIIGAAA from the coding sequence ATGCTTGAAATCAAGAACCTTCATGCCCGCATCGCCGAAGACGGCACCGAGATCATCCGTGGCCTGAACCTGACCGTGAAGGCTGGCGAAGTTGCCGCCATCATGGGCCCGAACGGCTCCGGCAAGTCGACGCTCTCCTATGTGCTGTCCGGTCGTGAAGATTATGAAGTGACCGAGGGCGACATCCTTTATAATGGCGAGAGCATTCTCGAGCTCGATCCGGCCGAGCGTGCGGCCAAGGGCATCTTCCTCGCTTTCCAATACCCGGTCGAAATCCCCGGTGTCGCCACCATGCAGTTCCTGAAGGTTGCGATGAACGAGCAGCGCAAGGCGCGCGGTGAAGACGAGCTGACGACGCCCGATTTCATGCGCCGCGTCAAGGACGCTGCCGCCAAGCTGCAGATCAACACCGACATGCTGAAGCGCCCGCTGAACGTCGGCTTCTCCGGCGGTGAAAAGAAGCGCGCCGAGATCCTGCAGATGGCGCTGCTCGAACCGCAGCTGTGCGTGCTCGACGAAACCGATTCCGGCCTCGACATCGACGCGCTGAAGATCGTTGCCGACGGCGTCAACGCGCTGCGCTCGCCCGACCGTGCCGTTATCGTCATCACCCACTACCAGCGCCTGCTCGATTACATCGTGCCCGATACGGTCCACGTTCTTTACAAGGGCCAGGTCATCAAGTCCGGCGACAAGACGCTCGCTCATGAGCTGGAAGCCAACGGTTACGCCGATATCATCGGCGCCGCAGCCTGA
- the sufD gene encoding Fe-S cluster assembly protein SufD produces MNMQTTSRLTAAESALIEAFNEKIGELPGNGAVTALRDRLLDDLKKQGLPTRRIEAWHYTDLKNLLRNVPVQAGDTGSESLQPLVEGSPVLSVIQGKAANKASAGDLQVFPYSEKLIDGSAAAGLDALGNDDAVGRVNGSFVKDGYAIEVPDGTELEEPLEIQFIHAGGDIHTRLPVAFGANVKGVVIERHQSVTDNAALVSHVSEITVGQGTELTWIILQQQGAEDTHLGQIRVDLGPDAKLKLFVINAGGRLVRQELNIKVSGEGADLTLRGINLLGGDTHTDVTMVLGHNVPHTGSTEVIRNVVFDRAKGVFQGMIRVAPDAQKTDAKMACNTLLMSDDAEFSVKPELEIFADDVQCGHGATVADIDHNHLYYLMARGIPENKARAMLVNAFVAEIVEELEDEALVEALEGVISAWLEKHA; encoded by the coding sequence ATGAATATGCAAACGACGAGCCGCCTGACCGCGGCCGAATCGGCGCTGATCGAAGCCTTCAACGAGAAGATCGGCGAATTGCCGGGTAACGGCGCGGTCACCGCGCTGCGTGACCGGCTGCTCGACGACCTGAAGAAGCAGGGCCTGCCGACGCGCCGTATCGAGGCCTGGCACTATACCGACCTCAAGAACCTCTTGCGTAATGTTCCGGTCCAGGCGGGTGACACCGGTTCGGAATCGCTGCAGCCGCTTGTCGAAGGGTCTCCGGTTCTGTCCGTCATCCAGGGCAAGGCCGCCAACAAGGCTTCGGCTGGCGATCTACAGGTTTTTCCCTATTCCGAAAAACTGATCGACGGTTCTGCCGCTGCCGGCCTCGACGCGCTTGGCAATGACGATGCTGTCGGCCGTGTCAATGGCAGCTTCGTCAAGGACGGCTATGCGATTGAGGTACCTGATGGTACCGAGCTGGAAGAGCCGCTGGAAATCCAGTTCATCCATGCGGGTGGTGACATCCATACCCGCCTGCCGGTCGCCTTCGGCGCCAATGTAAAGGGTGTCGTCATCGAGCGTCACCAGTCGGTGACCGACAATGCCGCGCTTGTGTCGCATGTCAGCGAGATCACGGTCGGGCAGGGCACGGAGCTGACCTGGATCATCCTGCAGCAGCAGGGCGCCGAGGATACGCATCTTGGCCAGATCCGCGTCGATCTCGGCCCTGACGCAAAGCTGAAGCTCTTCGTCATCAATGCCGGCGGCAGGCTTGTGCGCCAGGAACTGAACATCAAGGTGAGCGGCGAGGGCGCCGATCTGACGCTGCGCGGCATCAACCTGCTCGGCGGCGACACGCATACCGACGTGACGATGGTTCTCGGCCACAACGTGCCGCATACCGGCTCGACGGAAGTCATCCGCAACGTCGTTTTCGACCGCGCCAAGGGTGTCTTTCAGGGCATGATCCGGGTTGCACCCGATGCCCAGAAGACCGATGCCAAGATGGCCTGCAACACGCTCTTGATGTCCGATGATGCCGAGTTCTCGGTCAAGCCCGAGCTCGAAATCTTCGCCGACGACGTTCAGTGCGGCCACGGCGCGACGGTTGCCGATATCGACCACAACCATCTCTACTATCTGATGGCTCGCGGCATCCCGGAGAACAAGGCGCGCGCCATGCTGGTCAACGCCTTCGTTGCCGAGATTGTCGAGGAACTGGAAGACGAAGCCCTGGTCGAGGCGCTGGAAGGCGTCATCTCGGCCTGGCTGGAAAAGCACGCCTGA
- a CDS encoding SUF system Fe-S cluster assembly protein: MSLDEEKIDVREGIVHSSIPEAELARLSEDVIGALKTVYDPEIPADIFELGLIYKIDIEDDRMVKIMMTLTAPGCPVAGEMPGWVENAVGAVEGVSGVEVAMTFDPPWTPDRMSEEAQVAVGWY, from the coding sequence ATGAGCCTGGATGAAGAAAAGATCGACGTGCGCGAGGGCATCGTGCATTCCAGCATTCCGGAAGCGGAACTGGCGCGGCTCAGCGAGGACGTGATCGGCGCTCTCAAGACCGTTTACGACCCGGAAATTCCGGCAGACATTTTCGAGCTCGGTCTCATTTACAAGATCGACATCGAAGACGACCGCATGGTGAAGATCATGATGACGCTGACGGCTCCGGGCTGCCCGGTTGCCGGTGAGATGCCGGGCTGGGTGGAAAATGCCGTGGGCGCAGTCGAAGGTGTTTCGGGCGTCGAGGTTGCCATGACCTTCGATCCACCGTGGACGCCGGACCGCATGTCTGAAGAAGCGCAGGTCGCGGTTGGCTGGTACTGA
- a CDS encoding cysteine desulfurase, with protein sequence MDKIVPATAYDVEAIRRDFPILAEKVHGKPLVYLDNGASAQKPQAVIDAISHAYSHEYANVHRGLHYLSNAATEAYEAAREKVRRFLNAPSVDDIVFTKNSTEAINTVAYGWGMPKIGEGDEIVLTIMEHHSNIVPWHFIRERQGAKLVWVPVDDEGAFHIEDFEKSLTDKTKLVAITHMSNALGTIVPVKEVCRIAHERGIPVLIDGSQGAVHLPVDVQDIDCDWYVMTGHKLYGPSGIGVLYGKKDRLKEMRPFQGGGEMIFEVSEDIVTYNDPPHRFEAGTPPIVQAIGLGYALDYMDKIGRENIAAHEADLTAYAEERLKAVNSLRVFGNAPGKGAIFSFELAGIHAHDVSMVIDRQGVAVRAGTHCAMPLLKRFGVTSTCRASFGMYNTRAEVDALADALDYARKFFA encoded by the coding sequence ATGGACAAGATCGTACCGGCAACAGCCTATGATGTCGAAGCCATCCGCAGGGATTTCCCGATCCTTGCGGAGAAGGTGCATGGCAAGCCGCTGGTCTATCTGGACAACGGCGCCTCCGCGCAGAAGCCGCAGGCGGTGATCGACGCGATCTCGCATGCCTACAGCCACGAATATGCCAATGTGCATCGCGGCCTGCATTACCTTTCCAATGCGGCAACGGAAGCCTATGAAGCGGCGCGCGAAAAGGTTCGCCGCTTCCTGAATGCGCCTTCTGTAGACGATATCGTCTTCACCAAGAACTCGACCGAGGCGATCAATACCGTCGCCTACGGCTGGGGCATGCCCAAGATCGGCGAGGGCGACGAGATCGTGCTGACGATCATGGAGCATCACTCCAATATCGTGCCCTGGCATTTCATTCGGGAGAGGCAGGGCGCCAAGCTCGTCTGGGTGCCTGTCGACGATGAGGGCGCCTTCCATATCGAGGATTTCGAAAAGAGCCTGACCGACAAGACCAAGCTCGTCGCGATCACCCATATGTCGAATGCGCTCGGCACCATCGTCCCGGTCAAGGAAGTTTGCCGCATCGCCCATGAGCGTGGCATTCCGGTGCTGATCGACGGTTCGCAGGGTGCCGTGCATCTGCCCGTCGACGTGCAGGATATCGATTGCGACTGGTATGTCATGACCGGCCACAAGCTCTATGGCCCCTCCGGCATTGGCGTGCTCTATGGCAAGAAGGACCGGCTGAAGGAGATGCGGCCGTTCCAGGGCGGCGGCGAGATGATCTTCGAAGTCAGCGAAGACATCGTCACCTACAACGATCCGCCGCATCGCTTCGAAGCCGGCACCCCGCCGATCGTGCAGGCGATCGGGCTCGGCTATGCGCTCGACTACATGGACAAGATCGGCCGCGAGAATATCGCAGCCCACGAGGCTGATTTGACGGCCTATGCGGAAGAGCGGCTGAAGGCAGTCAATTCGCTGCGCGTTTTCGGCAATGCCCCGGGCAAGGGCGCGATCTTCTCCTTCGAGCTTGCAGGCATCCACGCCCATGACGTCTCGATGGTAATCGACCGCCAGGGTGTTGCCGTGCGCGCGGGCACGCATTGCGCCATGCCGCTCTTGAAACGCTTCGGCGTGACCTCCACATGCCGTGCATCCTTCGGCATGTATAATACCCGCGCCGAGGTGGATGCGCTTGCAGATGCGCTCGACTATGCGCGCAAGTTTTTTGCTTGA
- a CDS encoding cysteine desulfurase, translating into MAPPRLYLDWNATSPMHPAARDAVMRAVDVFGNPNSVHGEGRAARAAIEGARRKIALLSGTDSANVIFTSGATEAANMVLTPEFSMGRTPLKLGRLYHSAVEHLAVREGGRFPKEKTTEIPVTDAGIVDLKALAALLDAHDKASGLPMVAIMFVNNETGIVQPVEEAGRIVRAHGGLFVVDAVQAAGRLPIEIERIGADFMIISSHKIGGPKGAGALIARGEALMPKALIRGGGQEKGHRSGTQNSLALIGFGAAADAALQNLEERNAAIAALRNRLEAGMRAAAPDVIIHGADGPRVANTIFFTLPSMKAETGQIAFDLEGVALSAGSACSSGRVGESHVLTAMGRDPKLGALRISLGFSTTEDDVDRAIAAFAKIASRRKLAGEAA; encoded by the coding sequence ATGGCGCCGCCACGCCTTTATCTCGATTGGAACGCAACATCGCCGATGCACCCTGCTGCGCGTGACGCGGTCATGCGCGCCGTGGATGTCTTCGGCAATCCCAATTCCGTGCACGGCGAAGGCCGCGCTGCGCGTGCCGCCATCGAGGGCGCACGCCGCAAGATCGCGCTTTTGTCAGGCACTGATTCCGCCAATGTGATCTTTACGAGCGGTGCAACCGAAGCCGCCAATATGGTCCTGACGCCGGAATTCAGCATGGGCCGCACGCCGCTGAAGCTCGGCCGTCTCTACCATTCGGCCGTCGAGCATCTGGCCGTGCGCGAAGGCGGACGCTTCCCGAAAGAAAAAACGACGGAAATTCCGGTCACCGACGCCGGCATCGTCGATCTGAAGGCGCTGGCCGCTCTTCTCGACGCTCACGACAAGGCGAGCGGCCTGCCGATGGTGGCGATCATGTTCGTCAACAACGAGACGGGCATTGTCCAGCCGGTCGAGGAGGCGGGCAGGATCGTGCGCGCCCATGGCGGGCTCTTCGTCGTCGATGCCGTTCAGGCGGCCGGCCGTCTGCCGATAGAGATCGAACGGATCGGCGCGGATTTCATGATCATATCCTCCCACAAGATCGGCGGCCCGAAGGGTGCCGGCGCACTGATTGCCCGCGGCGAGGCGCTGATGCCGAAGGCACTGATCCGTGGTGGCGGGCAGGAGAAGGGTCACCGCTCGGGGACACAGAATTCACTGGCGCTGATCGGCTTTGGCGCCGCGGCAGACGCCGCCCTGCAGAACCTTGAGGAACGGAATGCGGCAATTGCAGCGTTGCGAAACCGGCTGGAAGCCGGCATGCGTGCTGCCGCGCCCGATGTCATCATCCACGGCGCGGACGGTCCGCGCGTTGCCAACACCATCTTCTTCACGCTTCCCTCCATGAAGGCAGAGACCGGCCAGATCGCCTTCGATCTCGAAGGGGTGGCGCTTTCGGCGGGGTCTGCCTGCTCCTCCGGCAGGGTCGGCGAAAGCCATGTGCTGACGGCGATGGGCCGCGATCCGAAGCTCGGGGCCTTGCGCATATCGCTCGGCTTTTCGACGACGGAAGACGACGTGGATCGGGCGATTGCCGCCTTTGCGAAAATTGCCTCCCGGCGAAAGCTGGCGGGCGAGGCAGCCTGA
- a CDS encoding GNAT family N-acetyltransferase: MSGDVIFRTPRLVARMWENGDADLIQDLHSTIETTRYMSGAAPWSREKCEERLRSYFAEQARDGTTKYKIVSREDGRFIGRAGISLFHTGEYEMGYAFYAGEWGKGYASEIAAGLADWFFAEGIAPHFVAFTHPDNLVSQHILKKIGMRERGPIFIEGVKGVEFEMTAAMRQAVT, encoded by the coding sequence ATGAGCGGCGACGTTATTTTCCGAACGCCGCGCCTTGTCGCCCGGATGTGGGAAAACGGCGATGCTGATCTGATCCAGGACCTGCATTCGACGATCGAGACGACGCGCTACATGTCTGGAGCGGCCCCGTGGTCACGCGAAAAATGCGAGGAGCGGCTGCGATCCTATTTCGCCGAGCAGGCGCGCGACGGCACGACAAAATACAAGATCGTCAGCCGCGAGGACGGTCGCTTCATCGGGCGAGCCGGGATTTCGCTCTTTCATACCGGCGAATATGAAATGGGTTATGCGTTTTACGCCGGCGAATGGGGCAAGGGATATGCGAGCGAAATCGCAGCGGGGCTCGCGGACTGGTTCTTCGCCGAAGGCATCGCGCCGCATTTCGTGGCCTTCACCCACCCGGACAATCTCGTCTCGCAGCACATATTGAAAAAGATCGGCATGCGGGAGCGCGGGCCGATCTTTATCGAAGGTGTCAAGGGCGTAGAATTCGAGATGACGGCCGCCATGCGGCAGGCCGTTACCTGA